From Phycisphaerae bacterium:
AGTCGCCGACAACGGCATAGGCATAAAGCCAGAATATCATCAAACAGTTTTTATGGTGTTCAAACGCGTCGCCTCCGGCGATGAATATGAAGGTACGGGAATCGGTCTTGCCGTCTGTAAAAAAATTATTGAACGGCACGGCGGCAAAATCGGCCTCAAATCAACCCCCGGCAAAGGTTCGACTTTCTGGTTCACAATCCCCACCTCCTCAGCTGCGGTTTTTGCCGCTCACGTCTGAGTTTAATTTGGCACTGTATGCCGCAACAACTTTAAAAACGCAACATATTTAACTATAAGCACTTAACGCAAAAACCCCGCACGGTGCCGGAAATTTTCCCGAACATATTCCTTTTGTTTAAGTACTATTTATACGGTACGTTAAGGTAGATGTATGCAAATATTAACCAATATTCAGATTAGAAAGGTAAATTGTATGTTTAAAAAAAACCTATGGATTTCAGCTTGTATTCTTACAATTGCGATATTCGTTTTTGCCGGCTGTGACAAACAGGCCAAGTCAGACACTCAGGACCTGAAAACCGCCCCGAAGGCTTCTATCGCAGATAATACAAAGACTGGCTGCATAAGCAAAGCCGCAGACACAAAATGTACCAAATCAAAAGAGAAGAAGGGCTGGTATGCAAAGAAAGAGAAATGTGCCGCTGTTAAAAAAGAATGTAAGGCTGCAAAAAAGGGCTGCCCGACAATGGCTAAAAATAAATGCAGCGCTGAAATGGCAAAGAAATGTGCTGCCGACCCGAATATGATGAAAAATTGTCCGATGAAAGACAAAAAAGGCTGTCCGACAATGGCTGAAAAGAAATGCAGCGCTGAAATGGCAAAGAAATGTGCCGCCGACCCAAACATGATGAAAAATTGTCCGATGAAAGGCAAAAAAGGCTGCCCCATGATGAAGAACAAAAAGGGCTGCTGTGCAAAAAAAGGTGCTAATGATCCAAACGCACCGGCAAAGCCGTAAAAATAAATAAACCAAAAAAAGATTGGCTGTGTGATAAAACTTTGTCGCACAGCCATTTTTTTTGCCTTCACCCCGCACCTATTGTACAATGCCAAAGCAAAAAAATAATCGATTCAAAGATAAAATCGAAACAATTTTGAGTCGGATGTAAAACGGAACGATAGGTGCGGGGTTTATCCCGCTTAGCCGGATACTATTTTTCATTATGTTTACAAGTTTGACGAATCTATTGCCGCAGAATTACACTTCAACCCAATGGCTGATATTATGTATATGCGCAGTTTGTGTCGGTATGAACAAAACAGGTCTGCCCGGCATAGGGATAGTTGTAGTTCCTTTGATTGCGGCGTTTTTCCCGGCAAAGACCTCGACCGGTTTATTGCTGCCGATGCTTGCGATGGGCGATTTATTTGCCGTTGGTTTCTATCATCGTCACGCGAAATGGCCGCACATTATTAAACTCCTTCCGCCGGCACTTTTCGGCATAGCCGCCGGTTCCGTCGTAATCAGGCATATTTCCGATTTTCAGCTGGCGCCGGTCATAGGCGTAATTGTCCTTGTTATGCTCGTTTTAAATTATTTGCGTTCGCAAAAACAGCGGGATAATTTCGATGTGCCAACGCATTGGCTCTTTGCCGTTACTATGGGTTTCTTTGCGGGCCTTACTACGCAGATGGCCAACGCGGCCGGTCCCGTTATGATTATTTATCTGCTTGCCGCACGTCTGCCGAAATACGAATTCATCGGAACAGGCGCATGGTTTTTCCTTATTATCAACTGGCTCAAAATTCCGGTATTTATAACTGAAGGCAGGATAACCCTCGAATCGGTTTCTGCTGATGTTATTATGCTGCCTTTGATTGCTGCCGGTGCAATTATGGGAGTATTTGTTCTGAAAAAACTTCCCCAGAAATGGTTTAATATTATTATGCAAATCCTCGCCGCAGCAGCCGCCGTTAAACTGCTGTTCTAATTACGGCAAACTCTGCAGCAGTTCGATTATTTCCTCTTTTTTCGGCAGCGATTCCTGCGAACCGAATTTTGAACAGGCCAGCGCTCCTGCCGCCGATGCGAACTTGGCGGCCCTTCTGATTTCGTCTGCCGTAAGGCATCCCTTAGCGGAGCCTACGCCGCAGCTTGCGGCAAGTGCTCCGTCAAACGCATCGCCGCAGCCGGTATGGTCGACAAATTTTACTTCAAACGGCGCGATATGGTCTGCGCCGCTTTTATCAATAACCATCGCGCCTTTTCTGCCGAGCTTGATAACAACACAGCCTACGCCGCGGGCGATAAGGTCGGAACCGATAAGTTTTGCGGTATGAATATTATGATTTTGAGCGGTGCTTAACTCGGCAGCCTCGGCAAAATTAGGCACCAGTATATCGGCGGTATAATAATCCAGCGGCAGTTTCCCGCTTTGATTTTCAAACTGCTCGCCTGACAATGCAGGGTCGAGAATTACTTTTGTCTGGGCCAGTTTCGCCGCTCGTATCGCGCCGCAGATAAAATCATTTGAAAGACCGCCGTTTATCAGGCACACATCGGCGAACCTTAAAAGTTTTTCGAATCTTTCCTCTTCTATATCGCTGTTCTGCAGCGCCCTGTTTGTTCCTTCGGAGATAATTGTTCTGTTCGCTCCCGAACTATTGACGAACGAAACGCTCACACCGGTGTTTTTCGCCTCGGCATCGGAAACAAAATCGCAGTTTACGCCGAAGGCTTCAAGGTTGTCTTTTATCATCTGCCCGAAGATATCTTTGCCGACCTTGCCTACGAGGTAAACATCGCATCCGCAAAGGGCCGCCTGAATTGCCTGGTTCGAACCTGCCCCGGAGGCCGTATATGAAAAGCCGCTCCCTGCCGCGATTTGTCCGGTAGCAGGAAAATCCACGCACCGTATCGCCATATCCACATATATGCCGCCGATTACGACAACTTTAGGTTTGTCCCCTGCCATTGGTACCTCTAAAAAAATTCTGCTCGGCTTGTCGAAGTCGGGATTTCTACTGGTCTATAAAATACAGCCAAGTCACGGGTTTTGCAATAACTTATCATTATTCAATCCTGACGTGTGAACCTATAAAGCATTTGACTTGAACGATACGTTCGGCTACACTACTTTCACTGCAATAAGAACGGGATTTCCCGACAGCACTGCTGTTTTAACCTTTTATCTGGATAGTACTTATGGACAAGAAAGAAAACTGCGGTCTTTTCGGTATTTTTGGAGATGACGACGCGGCTGAAAAAACATTTTTTGCTCTGCACAGTCTTCAGCACCGCGGCCAGGAGTCGGCGGGCATTGCCACAAGTAACGGAGAGATGATTACCTGCCATACCGGCATGGGGCACACGACCAGGGTCTTCCGGTCGGGACCGAACACACTTAACCGCTTGCGCAATCCGATGGCTATAGGCCATGTACGATATTCCACCTCCGGCTCGCGAAACCTCGCAAATGCCCAGCCGCTGCTTAGCGAATACTCTCGGGGCCAGGTTGCGGTCGCTCATAACGGAAATTTAATAAACGCTTCTTTGCTTCGGGACGAATACGAGGCTTACGGCCATATTTTCAAATCCACAAACGACACTGAAATCATAATTCATCTTCTGGCCAAACCCTCGCACGTTTCAAAGCCTGACCCGCTGGGTCACGTTCTTAATCATCTTCAGGGTGCCTATTCTCTGCTCTTTCTTTTTCCCGACAGAATTGAAGCCGCAAGGGACCCTTACGGCATAAGGCCTCTGTGTATTGGAAAAACGAAAAACGGCGCTTACTGCGTCGCAAGCGAAACCTGCGCACTGGTCACTATTGACGCCGAATACATTAGAGATGTCGCTCCGGGCGAAATCGTAACACTCGACAGCAGGGGCATCACCAGCAGATGGTTTGTAAAGCCCGCAAGTATCACCCCGGCGCATTGCATCTTCGAGCACGTTTACTTCGCAAAGCAGAGCAGCGATATTTTCGGAGAAAATGTCCACGAGATCCGCAAAAGATTCGGCGCTCAGATTGCCAAAGAGCATCCCGTTGACGCCGATGTTGTAATTCCCGTGCCGGACTCAGGAACCTCGGCCGCCATTGGATATTCACGACAGAGCGGAATACCTTTTGATATGGGTTTTATAAGGAGCCATTACGTCGGCAGAACTTTTATTTCTCCGACTCAGGACCTGCGAGACCTTGCCGTCAAGCTCAAGCTTGCCGTCGTTGCAAACGTTGTCAGAGGCAAACGTGTTATAGTGGTTGACGATTCGATTGTTCGCGGCACAACCACGAAAGGCAAAATCAACGCGCTCAGACAGGCAGGAGTTAAGGAAGTTCACATGAGGGTAAGCTGTCCGCCGATAAGATTCCCCTGTTTTTACGGCGTGGATTTCCCCACAAAACAGGAATTGCTCGCCAACGAAAGAGATATGAAGCAGATAAAGGAATTTCTCGATGTGGACAGCATCGGTTATATCTCGCTCGAAGGAATGCTGTCCTGCGCCTCTTTGCCGAAGGAAAATTACTGCACCGCCTGCTGGACGGGAAGTTATCGGATTCCTATCCAGACGGTAGTGAATAAATTTACGATGGAACGATACCAGATGCAGCTTTTTGACGATGAACCGGTACAATTATAATGGCTGAATATCTCACTTACTCCAAATCGGGCGTCGATATTGACGCGAATGACGAAATGGTGGACAGGATTCAAACCTCTATCCAGAGCACGCTTGGCCCTCGCGTAATTAACGTCCCCGGCGGCTTTGCGGGCCTGTTTCGTCTCGACTACGACGAAAAAATCTTCCGTAAAAATTACAAAAAACCTGTTCTTGTCGCCTGCACCGACGGCGTCGGCTCGAAGGTCCTCGTCGCAAGACAGATGAAAAAAATCGATACGCTCGGCTTCGACCTCGTAGCAATGAACGTCAACGATATGCTCGTTATGGGCGCAGAGCCGCTGTTCTTCCTCGATTATCTGGCCATAAACAAACTCGAACCGGCCAAAGTGGCCGATATGGTCGAAAGCATCGCCGCCGCATGCAGGGTCGCAAATTGTGCGCTCATCGGCGGAGAAACAGCAGAGATGCCCGACATCTACAAAAAGGACGATTTCGATATGGCAGGTTTCGCCGTCGGCATTGTCGAAAAAAATAAAATTATCACCGGCTCAAAAATCGAAGCCGGCGACGTCGTGCTCGGCCTCGCCTCGACCGGCCTCCACAGTAACGGCTACGCCCTCGCCAGAAATATCTGCTTTAAAAAACTCGGACTTAAGGTTGACCAGGAAATCCCCGAACTCGAAAACAGAACCATCGGAGAGGTACTGCTGGCCCCGACAAGAATTTATGTCCGTTCGATAATCAAACTTCTCAGTCACTACAAAGTAAAACACGTCGTTCATGGAATGGCTCATATCACCGGCGGCGGCCTGCCGGGCAATGTCCCGAGAGTCGTTCCCTCTAACTGCGATGTGGTCCTGGATAAATCAAGCTGGAAGAGACAGCCCATTTTTGATTTTATGCAGAAAAACGGCCCTGTCGAAGAAGAAGAAATGTACCGTGTATTCAATATGGGTATCGGTTTCACCCTGATGGTTGCACCTGATTTCGCCGATTCAATCGCCGAACAGCTTGCTCATAGCGGTGAAACCGTTTATAAAATAGGTACTATCCGCAAAGGCAGCGGAAAAATAATTATAAAATAACTTTAATTTCGGCAAACCTTTTATGGAAAAAAGGATTTCGTCGGCTGTTGCGTTTCCGCCGGCAGTAATAATTTATATTATTTTTGCCGCTTGGCTTTTCTATCCACACCTGCAAAAGCTCTCCGCCATACAGCGTCTTTTCCCTTTGGAAGCCATCGTCGCCGCGGCAGGTGTTTTCATTCTATGCAGACGATGGGTGCTTTCGTTTTTCGCTTCTCTTATCGGCGGCGCCATTTTCGGCTTCGGAATATTCGCCTGCTCTTTCTTCTGCTATCATCCTTTTGCAGGACTTGTTTACGCGGTTTTGCCGTGGACTTTCGTGCCGGCCGTTTTCTTTTATCAGTGGACAAAACTCGATTCCAGAAACACCGCCATTCTTTCCGGCCTGCTCTCCCTCCTTCCGTTTTTGTTTATACTCCTCGCTTATGAATTCTCCGCCGGAATGTATCTTTACCCCATACCCGCCGATACCCGCCTGTCTATTCAAAGCCTGCTCGGCATAGTAAATCCTTCCGGCGCAAAACCCGACATATTCGCCCTGGGCTTTTATCATGTTTCCGTCGCCGGCCTGATTATGGGCTGTGTTCTGCTGGTCAGGACTCGCAGAATATGGACGATTGTCTTAATCGCAGCGGCAATTTTCGCCGCCTTTTACAGACCCATAATGCACGTCCCGCCGGTTATGTGGGCCTCTGTTCCGGTTTTATTTTGTTCTATTATAATTGCCTCAGGCCTTGAAACTCTAATTCTCGCAGGCGCCGCCGATTCGAAACTGCTTCTGGCCTCGGCGGTAATATTATTTTTGTTCGGCCTGTTTAATGTTTTTGTGCCGGGCCAGTCGGGTCTTTCCCCTCAATTCATCGGTATGTACGGCCTCGGTGTCTTGGTCGTTATGCTTATCTTCTTTATCGCCCGCGCAAATCGCCCCTGGCATGGTGTCAGAATGTTCGTATTATATTCCGCCGCCCTGATGGACATATTAATCAGTACGAAATATATCATAGATATTATTTTCTAATCAGGGCCTGGTTCCGAAGGTATAAAAAAATGGCAGAGCTTTGTAAGCTCTGCCGTTTATTTTATGGCTCTTTCGTTTTTGCGTTTTAGCGTTTCGCCCGCTGCATCCTGCTTTACCATCAGACTTGCCGCATGTTGCCGAGACGGATAGGCCGGTTAAGCTAAACATAACCTTTTCAGGTAATTCGAGCCATGTTTTTTTATATGTCTCTGGTTAGACGTATCGTCTTATCAGTACTGAAAAGTTGAATTTTTTAAGACATATTTTTAAAATCATACGATAATTTTTACACTGGCAAAAAAGCACAAAATAAGTTAAATAATATCGGTCTTATTTGGAAAAGGATAAAAAATATGGATAATTTCACCTATTGCAACCCGGTCAAAATAGTATTCGGCAAAAACACAATCTCGCAATTAAACCAGCTTATAGACCCAAAAGCGAAGATTCTTTTAACCTACGGCGGCGGCTCAATTAAGAAAAACGGCGTCTACCGACAGGTTAAGGCCGCTTTGAAAAAACGAAAAGTCGTCGAATTCGGTGGTATTGAGCCTAACCCCACTTATGAAACCTGCCTCAAGGCTATTGCCCTCGGCAGAAAGGAAAAAATCAATTTCGTTCTCGCCGTCGGCGGAGGTTCGGTACTTGACGGCTCGAAATTCATCGCCGCGGGAATTCCTTATAAGGGCAAAAACCTCTGGGATATTGTTTCAAGCTTCGGACAAATCCTTAAAACCGTTATCCCTATAGGAACAGTTATTACTCTCCCGGCAACAGGTTCGGAAATGAATGCCTTTGGCGTTATATCGAGATTAAGCACAACCGAAAAACTCGCTTTCGGCAGCCCGCTTTGCTATCCGAAATTTTCGATACTCGACCCGCAGACAACTTACTCCCTCGACAAGAAACAACTGCGCAATGGCATTGTTGACACATTCGTTCACGTCGCCGAGCAATACGCCACTGTCGATTTGAACACCGCTTTGCAGGATAAATATGCCGAGGCGATTTTTAAAACTCTTATCGAAATCGCCCCCGCCGTAATGAGCGGCAAAAAAAATTACGACGCCCGCGCCAATTTTATGTGGTGTGCGACGCAGGCGCTGTGCGGCATTTTAGGCTGCGGCATAAAACAGGACTGGAGTACTCACGGCATCGGCCACGAGCTGACGGCCTTTTTCGGCCCAGCCCACGCCGAGACTCTTGCGATTGTTTTGCCGGCTATGTGGAAATACGAAATTAAAAACAAGTCCGCAAAATTTGCCAAACTTGCCGAAAACGTCTGGGGCGTAAAAAAAGGCACTGCAAAACAGAAAGCCAACGCCGCGATAAAACACACCGTTAAATTCTTCCATTCGCTCGGTATGCCGACGTCACTGAAAAATTACGGTATAACATCGAAGGACATCGAAAAAATCGTTCAGCGTTTTGCTGACAGGGGCATGGTAATCGGTGAAAATGGCGACATTGATTCCAAGGCAGTCCGGAAAATTCTGAAATTGTCTTTATAGGGCAAGGGCGGGCTTAGGTAAGGAGGACCGGCGGAATTGTGTTCTACAATTTTCCGCACCCTAAACCCTGCCCCCAATAATAACCCTACATATTTTTATATCTTGGTCCGCCGCCACCTTCAGGCACCGTCCAGCGGATATTGTCGAACGGACATTTCCTCTGACAGGTTTTACAGTGCAGACAGTTAGATGAATTTGCCGGTTTTACCTGCCAGCCTATCGTTTCATACACACCTGCCGGGCAGAATGTAATACATGGCGAACCAAATTTCGGCGTGCATTTCTGCGCACAGGTATTTGTGTTTATTATCGTCAGATGGCTGGGCTGCTCTTCGCGATGTTCCGTAGCCGCCATTGCCGTAAAAGTATCTTTGTCGTAATTCTTCGACGGTTTATATTTATATTTTTTGCTCGTAATCGCCTGATAATCTTCCTCAACATTGAACAGCGGCCCTTTCTGGCCGAGAACTGATAACGGCATCCCGAACAGCGGACCGAATTTTGCAACGTTCTGTCTGAATCTCGACGCAAATCTCATTTCTTCCATTACGCCCGACATATTCAGCAGTTCGGTATATTTCGACGCTGTGGAGTTAAAGTTATTCAAACACTGGGCAACTGCCTTGCCTGCTGCCATTCCGGATTTTATCGCGTTGTGCAAACCTTTAATCTTGAGCATATTGACAAACCCTGCCGCATCGCCGAGTATCAGCACGTTAGATTTTCCGACCGCGCTTGTCTGCGGATTTCTCGGCAGCGCGTAAAAGCCGCCTTCGGGAATCATTTTCGCCCCTGCTTCGACAATCGTGCCGCCTTCTATGAATTTTTTTACAAACTTATGATTTTTGAAATTCGTCAGCGCATCCTGTGGATTGAAATCGCAGTATTTCCAGTCCAGCCCGACAATCATTCCTACCGCGATATGATTTTGACTGACAGGATGCATCACACCGCCGCCGAACATCGCAGGCCCAAGAACTGGCGTCCACAAAGGATAGCCCATCGCGTGAACAACTCTTTCGCTGCTGAATTTGCTGAACTGTTCATCGCTTACCTTTATCAATTCCTTTACTCCGACTGAGTAAAGCTGTTTTGCTCGTCTCGTTAACCCCGCCTTTTTGACAAACTTTTCCGTTACCAGACCATCGCAGCCCTCGGCGAGTATAACTACATCTGCCTCGATAATTTCGCCCGCAACATAATTAGGCTGTTTTGCCCCGTGCTTATCCAGCCCCTGATCGACAAGTTTTATCCCCGTGGCGATATTTTTAGACACATCGTAAATAATATCTTCAGCGGCGAAACCGTGTATGACTTCGACTCCCATATCTTTCGCCGTCTGGCAGAGCCATTTCGTAAGTCTGCTTATCGATATTATATAATCTCCCTGATGTTTCATCTGGCCGAAGTTGATTTTGAACTTTTCCGCAAGTTGTATCGCTATATGAATATTGAAAGCTAATTTATCCCCCGCGAAAAACATCGTATTGTCTTTCGTCACTCTATACGCAAGAATATCCTTTGCCTCTTCGGATTGATGCCATTGCGGATTTACCTGTCCCATCAGCGATTCCAAAGCACCGGCTTCGAGAGTCGCGCCGGACAGATTGTGATTGCCCGCTTCGGCCGCCTTGTCGATTACGCATATTTCCGCATCGCTCTGCTGATGTTTCAGCGTAATCGCAGCCGATAAACCTGCCGGCCCTGCCCCAACAATAATTACTGAAGTTTTATTCATATCCGTAAAGCCTATATTGGTTAATTTTTATCTTTTGTCAATAGCGCAGAAAGCTGTGGCACGATTTTTTCTACTGTTCCTGTTATATAATAATCGCAGTGTTTGAAAATAGGCGCGTTCGGGTCGCTGTTGACCGCTACGATAATATCGCTGTTGGCAACGCCTATCATATGCTGAATCGCTCCGGAAATCCCCAGCGCGATATAAAGTTTGGGCCCTATCGACGTCCCGGTCTGGCCGACCTGATGAATACGGTCGATAAATCCCTGCTCTACCGCCGCCCTCGATGCGCCCTTTTCCACAACCGTATTAAGTCTTTGTCCCAGCGATGCGATAAGGTCGTTCAGGAGTTTTTCATAATTATCCCTGCTCTGCATTCCCTTGCCGCCGCTTACCACAACCTTGGCGCCAAGATTAATTTGGCCCGTGCCTTTTTCTGTTTTGATAATTTTCAGGCTCAAATCTTTTTCGCTTATATCGGCCGGCTCTTTTATGACTTTCCCTTTTCGCTCCGCATCGGCAGGAAGTCTCTTCATTACGCCCGGCCGGGCTGTTGCCATCTGACAGCGAGAATCTTTCGTGCATATCGTCGCCATAACATTGCCGCCAAGTGCGGGTCTTGTCTGCATCAGCACGGCGATTTGTTTTTTTCTGCTGCTGTCTTTTATTTCAAGTCCGGTACAGTCCGCAGTCAAACCACAGCCGAGCCTGTACGCAATCATCGGTGCAAGAACTCGACCACGAGGCGTCGCTGCATAGAGGACAATCTGCGGCCAATACCGGCCTATGGTGTCTGATAATACTTTTCTGTAGGTCGCCGGGTCAAACTCCGCAAGCAGCGGATGTTCTATCATATAAACAAAATCCGCCCCTGCCTCGATAAGCTCTCTGGACAATCCCTGTATATCGCTGCCTGCGACTGCAACGCCGACTTGCGTATCTAACGAATCGGCAAGACTCCGCCCCTTGCCTATAAGCTCGAATGTCGCAGGATGCAATTTTCCCCCGTCCCGTTCCGCAACCACCCATACCTGCCCCTCGTACGAAGGCTTTGTTGTTTGGAGTCCTTCGAGCATATCTTCCAGCGCTTTTTTGTGAAAATGTTCGCCGGCGGCACTCAAAATCTTTTCTTTTACTTCTCCCGTAATATCAGATAATTTTTCAACACCGGCTTTTTCAAGTACACCTTCGAAAAGTTTATAATCTTCACTTTCTTTTTTTGTACCTTCGAAACTCCTGTCGAAAATATTTGCTCTTTTCGCAGGCAGAACATAACTGTAATTCGATGTGTCCCCGTTCTGCCGTTCCGCGCCGAAGTTTTCAACTATTATTTTCGCAAGCTCCGCCGGCTCAGTTATGTGCTGACATTTTCTCGTGGTTTTACCCGGCGGGAAAACGGATATGACGCGGGTCTTTGAGCCGTCAATGCCGACATGCGTAGCGTTGATTTCGCTTGCTCCCCATTTTATAAGCTCGAATTTGCTCGCTCGGCGCGTCCCTTCGAATGTCGCGAACGTCGGGTATTCATATTTGGCGACTGTTATAACCGCCGGCGACTTTCGGCAGCTTACAACCTGGCTGCCTCCGCTTATGATTCCTGTAAATTCGAACTGCCCGTTTTTATATTCCACATCCGTTACATAAGGAATGCACGGAATATTTAATTCCTCTGCGATTTGTGCCGGCACCTGTGCCGTATCGCCGTCAACAGACTGCATTCCGCTTACGATATAATAATCTTTGGAACCGCCGAGCAAATCCTTTGCGATTTTTTTTATGGCAAACGCAAGAGGATTCGCCGTCGCGCAGGTATCCGCTCCGCCAAGTGATTTATCCGTCAGGAGAACGCCGGTATCGGCGCATCTCGCAAAACAATATCGCAATACTTCCTGCGCCATTGGCGGGCCCATCGTCAGCGCGATAATTTTGCCGCCCTTGCCGCTTAATTTATTCATCCTCTCGGCAACTGCGAAGGCATGGGTATCGAGTTCGTTGATAACGCTCGCAAGCCTCGACCGGATTAGGGTGCCCGTTTCGAGATTAAAGGCATTGTCAGTAATCTGCGTTATGTCGGGAACCTGTTTTACAAGTACTATATAATCGCTCATTTTCTCAAACCCAATTACTTTGCTTTCTTATTTAAACCTTACATAATCTTCCTTAAATTTGAGAAAATTAGATATAAGACAGGGGTTTTTATTTGTCACTATCCTGCTGTCAGCCCTTTAAAATGGCAAAAACAACGTTTTTTAACAAAAATCAGAGCCCCGACAGTTATGGAGGGGTATTTTAAAATATGGAGCGGTAAATTAAAATATCGGTCAGCCTTCGAAGCGAAGCGTCGACGCTGAGCGGAGACCCACGAGTTATTTAGTGCGTGGTTAGCCCTGCCAACACCTTGGCAGGGTTCGTCTTCCGGCGGCCGTCATTGCCAGTCTCGCCTTTGGCGGACGAAGCAATCTCATCTTGTCATTCCCGCGCAGGAATGTCACCCCCGCGCAGGCGGGAGTAGGAATCCACGTTTTTATTTAGCCGCCGCCGCTCGAGGCGGCGTGGTTGGCGGTTAGCCCCATCATTACTATGATGGGGTTCGTTATTATGGCGGGTTTCTCTCCCACCTTTGGGGGGTGTCATTCTTACTTGAAGATTCTTCTTTGAAGAGACGGGGGGATTGGGGGTTATTTTAAATTATTTTCCCGTGTTTAGCCCCCGGACCTGCCTGTCCGTCCGTAGATTTATCGAAGGCGGGTGCCGGGGGTTAACCCTGCCAATATTTGGCAGGGTTCCTCTTTTCCTGAAGCCCCCAACTTTATGTTAGGGGTTCGTTGTCATTCCCGCAAAGGCGGGAATCCACGTTTTTGTTTAGCCGCCGTCGCTCGAGGCGGCGTGGTTAGCCCTGCCAACATTTGGCAGGGTTCGTCTCGTGAAATGCGATAGTTTACCCTGTGGGATAATAATCCCACGGAACATATTAGGCTTTCTTTCATGGAGAACCCCGGACTACTTCAAACGACTACAACTCCATCCCATCAGGGCATCTCTATCCGGCATAGCATCCGGAATCTTTCAACGCACTTGGATACATGTAAATCGATCTTTGATGTGGGTATTCATGTATCTACCCTTTGATGAAGCATTTAATAATCCCTCATATTCATACTCCGACACGCCAGAGTACTGGTAAATGCTCCCAGAATTGAATTCTACTTCTAATATCCTTTTATCCGTATCATAACCAATTGAACGAATATTACTTGATTGTACTGAAATTCTATTCATTGCGGTTCCCTCTCTAAAAAGTTAAATCTTTCCTCCATTTCCGGCCTTTTGAGCATATTGAGAGATCCGGCCACATAAATCTATTAGTATTGGCGATTGCTTTTTCTTTTCATGTAACTTTTCAAGCGTTGCAGCAATCACCATACCATTCTTCTTCTTTGTTTTTACCTCTTCAAATCCATATTCTTTTACTATTACATCTTGTGCTTCCTGCCACTCCATCCCCTCAAAACTTCTTTCTACTTCTGTCCCGATAGAGTCCTTCCACA
This genomic window contains:
- a CDS encoding electron-transfer flavoprotein:ubiquinone oxidoreductase, with the translated sequence MNKTSVIIVGAGPAGLSAAITLKHQQSDAEICVIDKAAEAGNHNLSGATLEAGALESLMGQVNPQWHQSEEAKDILAYRVTKDNTMFFAGDKLAFNIHIAIQLAEKFKINFGQMKHQGDYIISISRLTKWLCQTAKDMGVEVIHGFAAEDIIYDVSKNIATGIKLVDQGLDKHGAKQPNYVAGEIIEADVVILAEGCDGLVTEKFVKKAGLTRRAKQLYSVGVKELIKVSDEQFSKFSSERVVHAMGYPLWTPVLGPAMFGGGVMHPVSQNHIAVGMIVGLDWKYCDFNPQDALTNFKNHKFVKKFIEGGTIVEAGAKMIPEGGFYALPRNPQTSAVGKSNVLILGDAAGFVNMLKIKGLHNAIKSGMAAGKAVAQCLNNFNSTASKYTELLNMSGVMEEMRFASRFRQNVAKFGPLFGMPLSVLGQKGPLFNVEEDYQAITSKKYKYKPSKNYDKDTFTAMAATEHREEQPSHLTIINTNTCAQKCTPKFGSPCITFCPAGVYETIGWQVKPANSSNCLHCKTCQRKCPFDNIRWTVPEGGGGPRYKNM
- a CDS encoding FAD-binding protein, with protein sequence MSDYIVLVKQVPDITQITDNAFNLETGTLIRSRLASVINELDTHAFAVAERMNKLSGKGGKIIALTMGPPMAQEVLRYCFARCADTGVLLTDKSLGGADTCATANPLAFAIKKIAKDLLGGSKDYYIVSGMQSVDGDTAQVPAQIAEELNIPCIPYVTDVEYKNGQFEFTGIISGGSQVVSCRKSPAVITVAKYEYPTFATFEGTRRASKFELIKWGASEINATHVGIDGSKTRVISVFPPGKTTRKCQHITEPAELAKIIVENFGAERQNGDTSNYSYVLPAKRANIFDRSFEGTKKESEDYKLFEGVLEKAGVEKLSDITGEVKEKILSAAGEHFHKKALEDMLEGLQTTKPSYEGQVWVVAERDGGKLHPATFELIGKGRSLADSLDTQVGVAVAGSDIQGLSRELIEAGADFVYMIEHPLLAEFDPATYRKVLSDTIGRYWPQIVLYAATPRGRVLAPMIAYRLGCGLTADCTGLEIKDSSRKKQIAVLMQTRPALGGNVMATICTKDSRCQMATARPGVMKRLPADAERKGKVIKEPADISEKDLSLKIIKTEKGTGQINLGAKVVVSGGKGMQSRDNYEKLLNDLIASLGQRLNTVVEKGASRAAVEQGFIDRIHQVGQTGTSIGPKLYIALGISGAIQHMIGVANSDIIVAVNSDPNAPIFKHCDYYITGTVEKIVPQLSALLTKDKN
- a CDS encoding KTSC domain-containing protein: MNRISVQSSNIRSIGYDTDKRILEVEFNSGSIYQYSGVSEYEYEGLLNASSKGRYMNTHIKDRFTCIQVR